GGCTTTTCGGCGGCCTGATGCGTACCCGGGTGTCGTCCACGAGTTCGGCGGCCCGCCGCTTGGCTCGTTCCGACAGGCCACCAAAGGCCAGCTCCTGAATTCGCCAGGCGATCTTTTTGAACAGGTACTGCTTGTGGCGGCCGCGGGTCTCCTCGCCGAAAACATCGAGGTACTTGGCCTGCAGTTCGCCCACTGTCATGTGGAGCAGGGCCTCGATCTGGGCCGGGATCGAATCGGTCATGCGGGTTCTCCTTTCTTGCCTGGTGTCAACCAGTCAGGCGCGGTTCGATCACTCACTTCGGTGCGCGGAACAGTCAAGGGAGTTCTGTTTAACTGCTGGTTTTTCAAAGACATCCTCAGGTAACCCCGGGCCAGGATCGAGCAAAGTTCATTAAATCCACCATCTTGCTGATGATTGTGCCGGTGGGGAGTAGTTGGATTCATCGTCTGATGCCCTCCTACTCTTAAAAGCAGTCCACCCCCCGAAACGTGACACTATTTTTTTCTTAGCCTCTTGACCCGTAACTTGTTCCGGCATATCGTCCCGGCCAGATGGATGGACACAGATGAGCAACCTGCCCAAACGCCAGCGCGAAATCGTCGAGCTGATTCGGCAGCGCATCCAGGAACGGAGCGCGCCGCCTACGCTGCTCGAAATCGGACAGCACTTCGGCATCGGCATCTCCACGGCGCAGGAGCACGTCAGCGTGCTGGAGTCCAAGGGCGTGATCGAGCGGGTCAAGAGCCGAGCCCGCGGAATCCGGCTGCTCGAGCAGGAGGCGTTCACTCCGCGCTCGATTCCGATCATGGGTCTTACCACCGCTGGGCAGCCTACCCTGGCCTTCGAGAGTCACGAGGGGCACTTGGCTGTGGACGGCT
This sequence is a window from Candidatus Alcyoniella australis. Protein-coding genes within it:
- the lexA gene encoding transcriptional repressor LexA, producing the protein MSNLPKRQREIVELIRQRIQERSAPPTLLEIGQHFGIGISTAQEHVSVLESKGVIERVKSRARGIRLLEQEAFTPRSIPIMGLTTAGQPTLAFESHEGHLAVDGSLIKGERVFALKVQGDSMIEAGILDGDMAIIRQQEEVENGSPALVLVDTEEATIKMIYRRGRKVELRPANPTMESILLDARRVRIQGKVIGVFRAYSH
- a CDS encoding DUF2924 domain-containing protein translates to MTDSIPAQIEALLHMTVGELQAKYLDVFGEETRGRHKQYLFKKIAWRIQELAFGGLSERAKRRAAELVDDTRVRIRPPKSLPLEDPGKKIVKLKSGSRDRRLPLPGTVITRGYGDETHRVKVLEHGFEYQDKPYRSLSAVARAITGSHWNGFL